The following coding sequences are from one Pelmatolapia mariae isolate MD_Pm_ZW linkage group LG4, Pm_UMD_F_2, whole genome shotgun sequence window:
- the atxn2l gene encoding ataxin-2-like protein isoform X3 codes for MKPPPLTQSPPVRSSVFEGVYNNARMLHFLTAVVGSTCDVRVKNGAVYEGIFKTLSSQCELAVDAVHKVSDGGGGGSQPSAPRIEDVTDTMIFSPADLVTMTCRDVDLTFAVRDSFTDSAIGSSRLNGEHREKVLQRWDGDGNGDGFDLDSDTSNGWDANEMFKFNEEAYGVKSTYDSSLSMYTMPLERGNSEVYRQREARAAQLASEIESSLQYRRRVSLENDEGRSEEDKYSSVVREREERTSPGFTSTSREAKYVPLPQRAREMGPSASSIRPGASGRAAPPPSRHLPPSCSSPKPSSDRSSPMSVRTACSPSQSRSSPPVASSPPHTNHVLPHSRSHPQALTDTTRSSVNGVSSRMSPKSLQRFQSNRTLRTPNSQSTPAASRALKPDAPPQDPPSVDPGSSSLSTVTMAATTTTTKPTGPTPLFPVDVSEVLGNAAKEPPEGQPTPQDGKNSKAPSVQQRSQLEELRKFGKEFRLQASSSPLASPASVDTLQDSPTPSTECSSSSSLSSPSPPRPVAATEVAPPISAPAALLPAAPPGPRSSGTEGPTVTPIGGELCSERAETATPTAAQVKNSTLNPNAKEFLPVKGNAVAKPASNPVLPRPTPPSPAVVLPGPGQPGGGAIYSSPPAHYLSYISHIPLQGHSIQAPQLYQYTVSTISQGKYPRPKGLVGGPRPEHHGSPASSMISASAAGPQLVASPYPQSYLQYSQVIQALPPHFHGQPIYSMLQGARMLTSGAAQPIGPPGPQFPGQADGPPGPQQAMYAPQSIHTHHSGSLHPPQPSSTPTGSHPPPQHTTPSPGHAQVSQGASQPQSLFHSGGLSAPTPPNLPPGHGSPQAAYAMQGYGLPTPQQLTHGFPSISQLTQAHVTGGMSGAHHAAGHGPPPVMLHYAPPQQGGGSNPQHGPPPQQGAPQHFYIGPGQAVQVQAHPAQQLSFHPSAN; via the exons ATGAAGCCACCTCCACTGACGCAGTCTCCTCCTGTGCGCAGCTCT GTATTTGAAGGCGTCTACAACAACGCGCGTATGCTTCACTTCCTCACAGCGGTGGTG GGCTCCACCTGCGACGTGAGAGTGAAAAATGGTGCCGTGTACGAGGGAATCTTCAAGACGCTGAGCTCGCAG TGTGAGCTGGCTGTGGATGCTGTTCACAAAGTGAGtgacggaggaggaggagggagccAGCCCTCTGCTCCCAGGATTGAGGATGTTACTGACACCATGATCTTCAGCCCCGCTGACCTCGTCACTATGACGTGCCGGGACGTCGACTTGACCTTTGCCGTCAGAG ACTCGTTCACGGACTCGGCCATCGGCTCGTCGCGGCTGAACGGGGAGCACCGGGAGAAGGTGCTGCAGCGGTGGGACGGGGATGGAAACGGAGATGGCTTCGACCTGGACTCGGACACG TCAAATGGCTGGGACGCCAACGAGATGTTCAAGTTTAACGAGGAAGCCTACGGCGTGAAGTCGACCTACGACTCGAGCCTCTCCATGTACAC CATGCCTTTGGAGAGGGGGAACTCGGAGGTGTACCGGCAGCGGGAGGCTAGGGCGGCGCAGCTAGCCAGTGAGATCGAGAGCAGCCTGCAGTACCGCCGCCGCGTCTCCTTGGAGAACGATGAGGGAAGGAGCGAGGAGGACAAATACAGCTCGGTGGTCCGAGAGCGGGAGGAGAGGACGAGCCCCGGGTTCACCTCCACGAGCAG GGAGGCGAAGTACGTCCCCCTCCCTCAGAGGGCTCGAGAGATGGGCCCGTCTGCCAGCAGCATCAGACCCGGGGCCTCCGGCCGAGCAGCACCGCCTCCCTCCAGACACCTCCCGCCCAGCTGCTCCTCCCCCAAACCATCCTCTGATAGGAGCAGCCCTATGTCTGTCAGGACCGCCTGCTCTCCCAGCCAATCACGGAGCAGCCCACCTGTCGCCAGCAGCCCGCCCCACACCAACCACGTTCTTCCACACTCGCGCTCGCACCCGCAGGCGCTAACCGACACCACGCGCTCGTCCGTAAACGGTG TTTCATCCAGAATGTCTCCGAAATCCCTTCAGAGATTCCAGAGCAACAGAACGCTGCGGACCCCGAACTCCCAGTCCACGCCTGCag CGTCTCGTGCTCTAAAACCAGACGCCCCTCCCCAGGATCCTCCGTCAGTCGACCCCGGTTCCTCCtctctttccactgtcaccatgGCGGcgacaaccaccaccaccaaaccCACTGGCCCCACCCCCCTCTTCCCCGTGGACG TGAGTGAAGTCCTGGGCAACGCCGCCAAAGAGCCGCCTGAAGGTCAGCCCACTCCACAGGACGGCAAGAACAGCAAAG CTCCGTCTGTGCAGCAGAGGTCTCAGCTGGAGGAGCTCCGCAAGTTTGGCAAAGAGTTCAGG CTGCAGGCGAGCTCCTCCCCTTTGGCGAGCCCCGCCTCTGTAGACACCCTTCAGGACAGCCCCACCCCCTCCACGGAgtgttcctcctcctcctccttgtcgTCCCCCAGCCCACCGAGGCCTGTCGCGGCTACGGAGGTAGCTCCACCCATCTCAGCACCTGCTGCCCTGCTGCCTGCAGCTCCACCCGGCCCCCGCTCCTCAGGGACGGAGGGGCCGACTGTGACCCCGATCGGAGGGGAGCTGTGCAGCGAGCGAGCGGAGACGGCGACGCCGACTGCAGC GCAGGTGAAAAACTCGACGCTGAATCCAAACGCCAAGGAGTTTCTTCCCGTTAAAGGAAACGCGGTTGCG AAACCCGCCTCGAACCCCGTCCTGCCTCGGCCGACCCCGCCCAGCCCCGCGGTGGTCCTCCCAGGCCCGGGACAGCCAGGAGGAGGGGCCATCTACAGCAGCCCACCTGCACACTACCTGTCCTACATCTCCCACATCCCCCTGCAGGGACACTCCATccag GCTCCTCAGCTGTATCAGTACACCGTGTCGACCATCAGTCAGGGGAAATACCCCAGACCCAAAG GGTTGGTTGGGGGTCCACGTCCGGAGCACCACGGCTCCCCGGCCTCCTCCATGATCTCGGCCTCGGCAGCAGGGCCCCAGCTGGTGGCTTCTCCTTACCCCCAGTCCTACCTGCAGTACAGTCAGGTGATCCAGGCCTTGCCCCCACACTTCCACGGACAG CCGATTTACTCGATGCTGCAGGGAGCGAGGATGCTGACCTCCGGGGCCGCTCAGCCGATCGGGCCTCCGGGCCCCCAGTTCCCCGGGCAGGCTGACGGCCCGCCGGGCCCCCAACAGGCCATGTACG CTCCTCAGTCCATCCATACTCACCACTCGGGCTCCCTCCATCCTCCTCAGCCCTCCAGCACGCCCACTGGGAGTCACCCCCCACCCCAGCACACGACCCCCAGCCCAGGACATGCTCAG GTGAGTCAGGGCGCCTCTCAACCTCAGTCCTTGTTTCACTCCGGAGGTCTGTCGGCTCCCACGCCCCCTAACCTGCCGCCGGGCCACGGCTCGCCGCAGGCCGCCTACGCCATGCAGGGATACGGCCTGCCCACGCCCCAGCAGCTGACCCACGGCTTCCCGTCAATCAGCCAGCTTACACAG GCTCACGTAACGGGCGGCATGTCGGGAGCTCACCACGCTGCCGGCCATGGCCCCCCGCCTGTCATGCTGCACTACGCCCCCCCTCAGCAGGGTGGCGGCTCCAACCCCCAGCACGGCCCGCCGCCCCAGCAGGGGGCGCCGCAGCACTTCTACATCGGACCCGGTCaag CTGTCCAGGTTCAGGCTCACCCCGCCCAGCAGCTGTCCTTCCATCCGTCTGCCAACTGA